In Lolium rigidum isolate FL_2022 chromosome 7, APGP_CSIRO_Lrig_0.1, whole genome shotgun sequence, the DNA window TATCAACGTACGGACTCACTTGTAGGTATAGCTCGGGTGACGGATTCGTCAAGGTAGGTGGTGTGGGAGAAGAGCATTGGCATCGGGTGGCGCAACGCCTCACTCCCCCAATGCAACATTCACGCCGTAAAAAGCGGCGGCGGGACCTTCATTCCGTGCAACGCCGCCCCGCAACCGCCGATAACAGGAGCGCACAAACCCAACAAAGAAGATTTCGAAAGTGGATGTCGAACATTACTCGAAGGATCCGCGTCACCGCCTCTCGGGCCTAGTCGAGGACCAACCCTAGGAGGAGGGGTGAACCGGTGGATATCAAAATGGTGGACGACGGTTCATCCGGCGGGAGCACTAGGTTAGGGTTTCCTTTAGTGGCTCTCCTAGGAGGAGGGGAGAGGGGATCCCGTTGGAGGGGAATATTCGTAGCGGCGGGGGCTCCACGGAGGATACGagccacgcacgcacgcacggcaGCTCGTAGTATAGGCTAATCTGCAGTGCAGTGTGCCTGTGCCTCGTCTTCTCCGCTCGAGGAAGCAGCGCACAGAAGAAATCGCCAAGAGGCGGCCGTCCTTCCCAGACCCCAAAAGACTTCCAGACCGTGGAGCGAGCACGGAATGACGAggcgccccctccctctcctcctcctctcgtgaCGCACCTAGTccgtccgcctcctccaaagtccAAACCCCCGCGGAAGTCgctccgccgcgcgcgccgccaggCCCCGAAGCCCCCGGCCCCGCCCCCGCCGGTTTACTTCGGTCAGTGCTCTGCGCTCGCTCGTCGGAGCTCACTTCCGCGAGAGCCGTTTTGTTTTATCGGCGCCATTTCGGGCAGCGCTTTACTCCCGATATCTTCTGGTCTGTCTAATAATGCCCACCATTTGTTTCGTCCCGCTTCCTGATTTGCGATTTCCAGCAGGAACAGGAGCGGGGATGGATTTCTCAAGGTTCGCTGCCGGCGCCGCGGCCCCGCGCCCGGGCCTGCAGATCGGCGGCGCCGGGCCCTTCCGGGGCCCCTGCACGCTGCGGCGGCCCCGGCCTCCGCCCCGCCTCGGCGGAGCGGGGAACCTCATGGTCGCCTCCGCCATCCGCGGCTGCGGCCTCTTCCACGCGCCCGCGCCCGCTCTCCGGCTCAGAGCGGCGCGCTGCCAGGGCAACGACTCGCTGGCGTACGTCGACGGGCCCCTGGAGGGCACCAAGGGCTCCTCCGCCGACGAGGCCGCCACCGCGCCGGGGCCCGACGCCGACGAGAGGACCCGCGCTCTGGCAGCCACCGCGGGCGACGTGGACGACCTCAGGGACGCGCTGCAGCGGGCCAGGAAGGACCTCGAGGTGGCCAGGCTCAACAGCACCATGTTCGAGGGCAAGGCGCAGCGGATCTCCGAGTCCGCCATCGCGCTCAAGGACCGCGCCGACGGCACGCAGGCCGAGGTCTCCACCGCGGTCGCCGCCGTGCAGGAGGTCATCGCCAGGGAGGACGACGCCAAGGACGCCGTCCGGAAGGCCACCATGGCGCTCTCCATGGCCGAGGCGCGCCTGCAGCTGGCCGCCGAGGCGCTCGACGCCAAGCGTGGCTCCGTGGGCCAGCTGGAGGTCAGCCTCGACGACGTCGAGGAGGAGGCGCTCGCGTCCGCGCAGGAGGAGATCAGGGCGTGCCAGCTCACCCTCTCCAGGtgcgaggaggagctgcggcgggtCCAGTGCAAAAAAATGGAGCTGCAGAAGGAGGTCGACAGGCTCACCGAGCTCGCCGAGAGGGCGCTCCTCGACGCGTCCAAGGCCGAGGAGGACGTCTCCAACATCATGGTGCTGGCCGAGCAGGCCGTGGCGCTCGAGATGGAGGCCGCCAAGCGCGCCAACGACGCCGAGCTCGCCATGCAGAAGGCCGAGAAGGCCGTCTCGCTGGTCGACTCCGTCGTCGACCTCGTGCCGCCTGCCGAGGGGCAGCTGAGCGAGGAGGAGTATGATATTTCTGATGTGTATGACTACAGCGGCGATGGTGTGGCCGACACTTCTGAAAGGGACGAGGTGTCAAATGTCGAGCGTCTGATGCAGATTAGCGACTTGGCCGCCGAAGGCATCGAGCAGCTTGAATCGTCCTATGAAATGCCCACTGAAGAGCGCGGTGAGAAGCTGCTTGCTGAGCCTCAGAAAGAAGCAGAGCCTGACCTAGACAAGTCATCAAAGCCAGGGAAGAAGCCCGACGCGGAACGCAAGGAGTCCAAATCATCGCTCAAGCGATCATCTCGCTTCTTTCCGGCGTCTTTCTTCTCCTCCAAATCGGATGGAGAGTTTACGCCTACATCTGTTTTCCAGGGGCTGATGAAAACAGCCAGAAAGCAAGCACCAGTTCTTATTACCGGGATACTGCTTCTTGGTGCAGGGTGAGTTTCATGGTGCCTCATATTTGCATTTTCATTGTTTGTGTTTTGCAACAAAGATTTGGTTTCACATATCCCTTCCTGTTTCCTTGCATAATGACATCATGCTTCATTTGAATAAACATATTATATGTGGGTGCTTGCTCTTGCAATAGTTGAACATACTTTCCACATCCATTTCATGCATATTGCCTAACCATCTCTTTCTCAAATGACATTTTTGCTGTGTGTGTACAATAGGACACTCTTTATCAATAGAGCTGAGAAGAGTGCTCAATTAACTCAGCAGCCAGGCATAACCACAAGTATTGAAGAAGTTACCTCCACTGCTAAGCCCATTGTTCGTGAGATACGGCAGCTCCCACAGAGGATAAAGAAGCTAATCGAGCTCTTGCCTCATCAAGAGGTATTTGTCCCTGTTTAATCTGAACCTTTACATTAGAGATGGGTTTTATAATTCTGTTGTCTGACTGCCCTCTTACTTCCCATGTAAATTAATGTATGAAGTTTATCTTCCAAGTAACTTCCTTAAGTTCTTTATTGCCCTATTCAGGTAAATGAGGAAGAAGCTTCGCTTTTTGACGTACTATATTTGCTGCTGGCTAGTGTTGTATTTGTACCATTATTCCAGAAAATACCCGGAGGTGAGATATATAAATCTGCCATCTATATGTGTGTACATGTTATCATGGTGTCCAACCTTCCTATATCTTCTACTAGTAATTCATTTTAGTCTGTTCCTGTGTTGAGATTGAAATCATATTGAACAAGTCGTGCTTTGGTTCTATTTCATTTTAGTTTCAACTGTAACCATTTATTGTGACTTCACACTACTAGAATAATGGAAACTTGGCTGTCTAAATTACACAAACTTATGTACTAGAAACATCCACGATTATACTTTCAATAAAAAGTGGAGACCTCATAAGAAGATAAAAATCCTTATATCTTTATGCTCAGTTATTAAGCGGACCTTCATATTGTAGGTAGTCCTGTCCTTGGATATCTTGCTGCTGGTGTTCTCATTGGTCCCTATGGTCTTTCTATCATCCGTCATGTCCATGGAACAAAGGCAATTGCTGAATTTGGAGTCGTGTTCTTGTTATTCAACATCGGCCTCGAGGTACAAGATGAATGGTTTGTAAGATTCTTTCTTCTGTCAGCAGATATCAGTTTAATATTTTCTGTCTGCAGCTTTCTGTTGAAAGGTTAAGCTCGATGAAGAAGTACGTCTTTGGATTAGGCTCTGCTCAGGTAGTTCCAATACTATGCAGCCATCAAAACAATAGTCTTATGAGGATTACTCCCTGACAAGTTATAAACAATTGACAGGTGTTGGTTACTGCAGCAGTTATTGGTATGATTGCTCACCGTTTTGCAGCACTACCAGGACCAGCGGCAATTGTAATTGGCAGTGGTTTGGCTCTATCATCGACGGCTGTTGTCTTGCAAGTAAGAACTATAATTGACAATCACCCCGTATATCGAATTTTGCTAGTGTTTATCAAAAGTCAAAAGGACCAGAATCGGAATGAAGTTGTTCAACAGTTTCACTCTGGTTCTTGCCATTCTTCAAACTTATTATTTAGGCCTAGACTAGGTTTACTGAAGCATGTTGACTTGAGTAATGTGATTGTGGAATGCTTTCTTTCTTCCTATCTATCTGCTTTGTTCAAAAATTTAGCAGAGTCCTTTCTTGATT includes these proteins:
- the LOC124670504 gene encoding K(+) efflux antiporter 2, chloroplastic-like, with translation MDFSRFAAGAAAPRPGLQIGGAGPFRGPCTLRRPRPPPRLGGAGNLMVASAIRGCGLFHAPAPALRLRAARCQGNDSLAYVDGPLEGTKGSSADEAATAPGPDADERTRALAATAGDVDDLRDALQRARKDLEVARLNSTMFEGKAQRISESAIALKDRADGTQAEVSTAVAAVQEVIAREDDAKDAVRKATMALSMAEARLQLAAEALDAKRGSVGQLEVSLDDVEEEALASAQEEIRACQLTLSRCEEELRRVQCKKMELQKEVDRLTELAERALLDASKAEEDVSNIMVLAEQAVALEMEAAKRANDAELAMQKAEKAVSLVDSVVDLVPPAEGQLSEEEYDISDVYDYSGDGVADTSERDEVSNVERLMQISDLAAEGIEQLESSYEMPTEERGEKLLAEPQKEAEPDLDKSSKPGKKPDAERKESKSSLKRSSRFFPASFFSSKSDGEFTPTSVFQGLMKTARKQAPVLITGILLLGAGTLFINRAEKSAQLTQQPGITTSIEEVTSTAKPIVREIRQLPQRIKKLIELLPHQEVNEEEASLFDVLYLLLASVVFVPLFQKIPGGSPVLGYLAAGVLIGPYGLSIIRHVHGTKAIAEFGVVFLLFNIGLELSVERLSSMKKYVFGLGSAQVLVTAAVIGMIAHRFAALPGPAAIVIGSGLALSSTAVVLQVLQERGESTSRHGRATFSVLLFQDLAVVVLLILIPLLSPNSSKGGVGFQAIAEAMGMAAVKAVAAITAIIAGGRLFLRPIYRQIAENRNAEIFSANTLLVIFGTSLLTARAGLSMALGAFLAGLLLAETEFSLQVESDIAPYRGLLLGLFFMTVGMSIDPKLFMSNFPAISLILSLLIIGKTLLVTLTGRLFGISTIAAVRTGLLLAPGGEFAFVAFGEAVNQGLLSPQLSSLLFLVVGISMAMTPYLAAGGQFLASKFEQHDVRSLLPVESETDDLQGHIIILGFGRVGQIIAQLLSERLIPFVALDVRSDRVAVGRALDLPVYFGDAGSREVLHKVGAERACAAAITLDTPGANYRAVWALSKYFPNVKTFVRAHDVDHGVNLEKAGASAVVPETLEPSLQLAAAVLAQAKLPMSEIAATINEFRNRHLSELTELCSTSGNSLGYGFSRVMSKTKPLISDDESEPVDGALAI